The segment CGATCACCCCGATCGGGGCATGGACGGCGTCCGGACCGGTTCGTTCGGTGACTGCCAGCAGCTGGGCACTGTCGCGCACCGAACGGGTCATGACGTGGTCGGTGACCAGCGCCTGCAGCCCAGAGGCCTGCGGGCCGGTCGGCAGACACCGCCCCCCTGACGGCTTGAAGCCGACGATGCCGTTCAACGCCGCCGGCACCCGCAATGAGCCACCGGCATCACTGCCATGAGCCATCGGCACCACGCCGGCAGCCACCAGCACCGCCGAACCACCCGACGATCCCCCAGCGGAGACCCCTGCCCGCCAAGGGTTTCTCGTGATGCCGTGCAATGCCGTCTCGGTGCTGCCCAGCAACCCGAACTCGGAGCTCGTGGTCGAGGCCAGAACGGTCAGCCCGGCGTCCCGCAGTCGCTCTGCGTAGGGCGACAGGCCCGGCGCCGGGTTGTTCGCCAGCAGGCGCGAGCCCATCGTCCACGGCAACCCGGGCCAGGCCAGCAGCTCCTTGACGGCGAACGGCACCCCGGCGAACACCCCGGCGGTCGCCGGCTGCCCCACCGGATCGACCCGGTAGGCCAGCGCGTTCAGGTCGGAGCGGGCCTCGAGCAGACCCAACGCGGTCTCGGTCAGGTCGGTTGCGGACACCTCACCCGCGCGCACCAGGCGGGCCAGCTCCACGCCGTCCCAGGCGCGGTACTCATCCTCATCGATCAGCATCACTCAATAGTGAATGATGAAATCGCTATTGGCAATCCGCACTACCGCGTCAGCGTCACGGCGCCGCTGACCCCGGCGAGGTGGCCGTACCGCGAGGGCACCACCACCCGGTAGGTGCCCCGGGGAAGGTCGATGGTGCGGGTCTCGGTGCTGCCCTGGGTGGTCCAGGTGGCGCTCAGGGTGGCCCAGGTTCCGTTCGAGGCACGCTGCTGCACCCGCACCACCCAATAGCCGGCCCCCTTGTCGGGCGCGACGTCCAGGTACAGCCTGCCGGCACCACCGACCGCCTTGGCCGTCACCCGGGCCACCGGCGGCATCCAGAACCGCAGGCTTGCCGCGGACGACCAGCCGACCGCGTTCATCGCCTGCACCGACACGGTCTGCCAGGCGTTGTTCGCCAGCGCGGGCACGACGAATCGGGCCGCCGTGGTGGTCCAACTTCGCGTGCCGTGGCGCACCAGGTATCGGGTGACCGCAACGCCACCGGTCGAGCTCGGGGCGGCCCACGCCAGGCTCGCCGCTCCCACACCGGGGATGGCGGCCACGGCGCGCGGCGGGCTCGGGGCGCCCACCGGCGTCACCAGTGCGGACGGCGCGGACGGCGCCGAGACGCCGTGGTCGTTGCTCGCAGCGGCGACGAACTGGTAGCCCCGGCCGTTGACCAACCCGATGACGGTGCACGACGGCGTCCCGGTCACGATGGTGGTGGTGCACCGCTGGTTCCCACCGACGGTGCTCACCTCCACCTGGCCGGCGGCCGGGCCGAGTGCGGCCGGCACCACCCGCACCACGGCCGAGCCGTTGCCGGCCACGACACCCGCGATCGTGGGCGCCCGAGGGGTCCACGCGCTGAAGAACGCCGTGACCTCGTGCACGGCGGTGTACGGCGCATCGGCCCCGGCGTCGGTGGTGATGGTGCAGGTGAGCCCGATCTGTCCGGCGCATCGCCCACCCCACCTGTGGAACGAGGAACCCCAGGCGGGATCGGCGGTGAAGGTGAGCGGCACAGCCTTCGGCACGGCGTCGAAACAGACTGCACCGCAGTCGGTCCGGCTGCCCGTACCCACCACGGTGCCCTGCCCCGACCCCGCCGTGGTGGCGTCGATGACCTGGTCTGCGGCGGCGGAGTTGCCCCACACGCCGACCAGCGTCCGGTCGCCGTCGACGATGACGCTGTCCGGCAGGGTCCGGCCCGGCTCACTCCACGCGTGCGTCAGCCCGCCGTCCTCGAACAGGGCCAGCAGGGTACGGGTGTCGCCGTGGCCGCCGTCCAGCTCGATCTGATCGCCCAGCGGGTGCAGCGACTCGCACCGGATCGGGGTGGCCGGCCCACCGGGCGAGCAGGTGGTGGTCGTGCCCAGCTCGGCGGAGGTCCACCCGACCGGCTGGGCGTGATCGGCACTCATGCGTGCGGCGTCCCGGTAGAAGCCCAGGTCACCGTGCAGCTCAACCGTGAACCGGCGCGGTGGGCCGTAGATCGCCTGCACCGCCAGGTGGCGATCGGCTCGCAATCGGCACGTGCTCGAGACCACCCCGGCGCAGTCACCGGCCCAGCCGGCGAAGAACCACCCGTTCGACAGCGGGTCCGCGGTGATCGTCACGACGGTCTCGGGGTCGTAGGGCACGGCGCGTTCGCAGTCGGCCACGACACAGGTCAGCGAC is part of the Kineosporiaceae bacterium genome and harbors:
- a CDS encoding amidase, with protein sequence MLIDEDEYRAWDGVELARLVRAGEVSATDLTETALGLLEARSDLNALAYRVDPVGQPATAGVFAGVPFAVKELLAWPGLPWTMGSRLLANNPAPGLSPYAERLRDAGLTVLASTTSSEFGLLGSTETALHGITRNPWRAGVSAGGSSGGSAVLVAAGVVPMAHGSDAGGSLRVPAALNGIVGFKPSGGRCLPTGPQASGLQALVTDHVMTRSVRDSAQLLAVTERTGPDAVHAPIGVIDGPSPARLRIGVLASTLTGREPDAVVRRELDRVAARCAALGHEVELAVAPGIDGAGLSRGFFTAAALTMTMMAQLTTSMRGFPPVEGEVEPFTLELIEWARTLGPQAQSDSEQALADAARTYLTLFDRYDVVLSPTLAVASWPIGYLDPGAGRDVLIDRTERVVGYTPIHNPAGCPAMTLPLGWDDGLPIGLHFAAAPGADALLLGLAYELEQAAPWADRRPGR